One stretch of Chlamydia abortus DNA includes these proteins:
- the trmB gene encoding tRNA (guanosine(46)-N7)-methyltransferase TrmB, whose translation MKPQDLKAPFFGEERKTQIKDDVLYIPEHYFKHGQFEMPSWEEFFGNNHPIFCELCSGNGDWVVAQANKNPNMNWIAVEKRFDRVRKIWSKMHNSQVRNLRIVCGEAQTFFRHYIQNEVIQRIVVNFPDPWPKSRHRKHRLFQYEFMNDIVRVLVDSGIIILATDDKNYLLQAIKIMQQRLLPKLEEPYYCKMLENYGDSWFERLWRSKGQEIFYTEFVKKVGI comes from the coding sequence ATGAAACCACAAGATTTAAAAGCTCCTTTTTTTGGGGAAGAACGTAAAACCCAAATCAAGGATGATGTCCTTTACATTCCTGAACATTATTTCAAACATGGTCAGTTTGAGATGCCTAGTTGGGAAGAATTTTTCGGGAATAATCACCCAATTTTCTGTGAACTTTGTTCAGGGAACGGTGATTGGGTAGTTGCGCAAGCTAACAAAAACCCGAACATGAATTGGATAGCAGTTGAAAAACGCTTTGATCGGGTAAGGAAAATCTGGTCTAAAATGCATAATTCTCAAGTGAGAAACTTGAGGATTGTTTGCGGTGAAGCTCAAACCTTTTTCCGTCATTATATTCAGAATGAGGTTATACAACGTATTGTTGTTAACTTTCCTGATCCATGGCCAAAATCGCGTCATCGTAAACATCGTTTATTTCAATATGAGTTTATGAACGATATTGTTAGGGTTCTAGTAGACTCTGGAATTATCATTCTCGCTACAGATGATAAAAATTACCTTCTTCAGGCTATCAAGATTATGCAACAACGCTTACTGCCTAAATTGGAAGAGCCTTATTATTGTAAGATGCTGGAGAATTACGGAGATTCTTGGTTTGAAAGGTTGTGGAGATCGAAAGGACAGGAAATTTTTTACACAGAATTTGTAAAGAAAGTTGGGATATAG
- a CDS encoding ribonucleotide-diphosphate reductase subunit beta, whose translation MEADILEGKSKRVQLNSKRLVNCNQVDVNQLVPIKYKWAWEHYVNGCANTWLPTEVPMARDIELWKSNNLSEDERRVILLNLGFFSTAESLVGNNIVLAIFKHITNPEARQYLLRQAFEEAVHTHTFLYICESLGLDEAEVFNAYNERATIRAKDDFQMTLTGDVLDPNFSTNSLEGLSQFIKNLVGYYIIMEGIFFYSGFVMILSFHRQNKMTGIGEQYQYILRDETIHLNFGIDLINGIKEENPEVWTPELQSEIIALIEKAVDLEIEYARDCLPRGILGLKASMFIDYVRHIADRRLERIGLKPIYHSKNPFPWMSETIDLNKEKNFFETRVIEYQTAANLSW comes from the coding sequence ATGGAAGCAGATATTTTAGAAGGTAAATCAAAACGCGTCCAATTAAATAGCAAGCGCTTGGTTAATTGTAATCAGGTGGATGTGAATCAGTTAGTCCCTATTAAGTATAAATGGGCTTGGGAACACTATGTAAATGGATGCGCGAATACCTGGCTCCCAACAGAAGTCCCAATGGCTCGCGATATCGAATTATGGAAATCAAACAATCTTTCCGAAGATGAACGTCGAGTTATTCTTTTAAACCTTGGGTTTTTCAGTACAGCGGAAAGTTTAGTAGGGAATAACATTGTTTTGGCTATTTTTAAGCACATTACAAATCCTGAAGCACGCCAATATTTATTGAGACAAGCATTTGAAGAAGCTGTGCATACGCACACGTTTCTTTACATTTGTGAGTCTTTGGGACTAGATGAAGCAGAGGTTTTCAATGCTTATAACGAACGTGCAACGATTAGGGCTAAGGATGATTTCCAAATGACCTTGACTGGGGATGTTTTAGACCCTAATTTTTCTACGAATTCGCTAGAAGGATTGAGCCAGTTTATTAAAAACTTGGTAGGCTACTACATCATTATGGAAGGGATTTTTTTCTATAGTGGTTTTGTAATGATCCTTTCTTTCCATCGTCAAAATAAGATGACTGGAATTGGAGAGCAATACCAGTATATTTTACGAGATGAGACTATCCATTTGAATTTCGGTATCGATCTTATCAACGGAATTAAAGAAGAAAACCCCGAGGTATGGACTCCAGAACTTCAAAGTGAAATTATCGCACTTATTGAAAAGGCTGTAGATTTGGAAATCGAATATGCTCGTGATTGCTTGCCACGTGGGATTTTAGGATTAAAAGCTTCAATGTTTATTGACTACGTACGTCATATTGCTGATCGTCGTTTAGAAAGAATTGGTTTGAAGCCTATTTATCATTCTAAGAATCCTTTCCCATGGATGAGTGAAACTATCGATCTTAATAAAGAGAAAAACTTTTTTGAAACTCGTGTAATAGAATACCAGACTGCTGCGAATTTAAGTTGGTAG